The stretch of DNA GGATCGAGAAAAATACAGTGCTCTTTTATTGTGGTCGAAAACTACTTTTACTCTATTTGAATCATTGTATTCAGAAGGGTCTTTGATTTGGATTCCAGCACTAGTCATTTCCCATTGTGGGTTTTGAATTTTTAGTTCAGTCACTCCGTCTATTAGTGTTGGCTCGATCCCTGGTTCGTCACCTTGGATATTTACGATTATATCTGCTTCTATTTTTCCTGCTACTTCTATAATTCTATCTGTTCCAGATTCATGATTTTTATCTGTCATCAAAACCTTTCCTCCAAATTTCAAGACTTCTTTCTCGATTCTTTCATCGTCTGTTGCAACAATTACTTCATTTAGAAATTTTGATTTTTTAGAATTCGAGTAAGTCCATTCTATCATTGTTTTATTTTCGATTATTGCAAGTGGCTTTCCGGGAAGTCTTGTGCTTGCGTATCGGGCGGGAATTATTCCTACAATTTTTTTTTTACTTTGTAAGGACAAAATCTACATACTCCTTCTATACTTTCCGCCAAATTTATACATTGCAGAGGTAATCTGTCCAAGGCTTGCGTACTTTACAGTTTCCATTAGTTCTTGAAAAATATTTCCTCCTTTTAGTGCAGTTTTTTCTAAAGATTGGATCGCTTTTTCGCACTCATTTTTATTTCTATTTTGAAATTCATTTAGCTCGAGAAGCTGTTGTTTTTTTTCTTCTTCTGAAGATCGGATTAGCTCCATCGTTTTTTCATTTGTATTTTCTTTTCCAAGAAAAGAGTTTACTCCGATGATTTTTAATTCCCCGGAATGTTTTAGAGTTTCGTAATATATGGACTCATCTTGGATTTTTCCTCTTTGGTACATTGTTTCCATTGCACCAAGAACCCCACCTCTTTCTGAAATTTTCTCAAATTCGTTTAAAACTGCTTCTTCCACTAAGTCGGTCAATTCTTCAATAATAAATGCGCCTTGGATAGGGTTGTGATTTTTATTCAACCCAAGCTCTTCGTTTATAATCAACTGAATTGCCATTGCCCTTCTTACAGATTCTTCTGTCGGAGTTGTGATTGCCTCATCGTAAGCATTGGTGTGAAGGCTATTCGTGTTGTCATAGATGGCGTATAACGCTTGCAGTGTAGTACGAATATCATTAAAATCAATTTCTTGAGCGTGTAGAGATCTTCCGCTTGTTTGTATATGGTATTTGAGTTTTTGAGATCTTTCGTTTGCGTTGTATCTATACTTCATGGTTATTGCCCAGATTCTTCTGGCCACTCTACCCATCACAGAATATTCGGGGTCTAAACCATTAGAAAAAAAGAAAGATAGGTTTTGAGCAAACTCATCAATTTTCATCCCTCGGCTAAGGTAGTACTCTACATAAGTAAAAGCGTTAGACAAAGTGAAGGCAAGTTGAGAAATAGGGTTTGCTCCTGCCTCAGCGATATGGTAACCGGATATAGAAACAGAATAGAAGTTTCGTATTTTTTCTTGAATAAAATATTCTTGGATATCTCCCATCATTTTTAGGGCAAAGTCAGTAGAGAAAACACAGGTGTTTTGAGCTTGGTCTTCTTTTAATATATCTGCTTGTACAGTTCCCCGTATATTTTGAAGAGTATTCTGTTTTATTTTTTCGTAGAGTTCTTTCTCGATTATCTTAGACGAAGAGACTCCAAGAAATAAAAGCCCACTACCATCGTGTGTGTCTGGAAGGT from Leptospiraceae bacterium encodes:
- the kdsB gene encoding 3-deoxy-manno-octulosonate cytidylyltransferase, giving the protein MSLQSKKKIVGIIPARYASTRLPGKPLAIIENKTMIEWTYSNSKKSKFLNEVIVATDDERIEKEVLKFGGKVLMTDKNHESGTDRIIEVAGKIEADIIVNIQGDEPGIEPTLIDGVTELKIQNPQWEMTSAGIQIKDPSEYNDSNRVKVVFDHNKRALYFSRSLIPSQFKEETKVYRHLGIYAYEKNFLLQYNSLPKSDLEKSESLEQLRAVQSGYSIGIFIAENAALSIDSPEDLEKARAYFQKFVIGA